From Thermoflexus hugenholtzii JAD2:
CCTGCGGGCCCAGGATCGGCTGGTGGAGATGGACCTCTACCTTCAGGAGGCCCTGGCCTTGGCCCGGTCCCTGGAGAACCCCCGTCCCCTGATCTCCCTCCTGAACAACCTGGGCTACACGGCCTACACCCGGTGCCAGTTCGAGGCCGCCCGGCGCTACTACGAGGAGGGCCTGGGGCTGGCCCGCCAGGTGGGGGATCGGCGGGCCGAGGCCTTCCTCCTCATCGGCCTGGCGGACTTGGCCCGGGACGAGGAGCGGCTGGAGGAAGCCCTGGCGGCCTACCGGGCGGCCCTGGAGATCGCCCGGGAGGTCCGCAACGCCTACCTCACCGCCTACGGCTTGGAGGGGCTGGGGCGGACCCTGCGGCTGAAGGGGCAGCCCCGCCAGGCCCTCGCCTCCCTGCGGGAGGCGGCGGAGATGGCGGCCCGCCTGGGGGTGCCGACCCTGGCCGCGGTGGCCGCCCTCTCCCGGGGGATGGCCGAGGTGGAGGCTGGGCAGGCCCTGGACGGCCTCTCCCGCATGGCCCCGGCCCTGGAGCGCCTGCAGGGGGCGGAGCTGCCCACCCGGGTGTGGGGGCACTTCCTGATGGCCCGGGCCTACTTCCTGGCCCACCGCCAGCGGGATGCCCTCCAGCAGCTCGCCGAGGCGGCCCGGCTCAACGGGCCGGACCTCCTCGTCGCCCCCCTGCTCCCGGAGCTCCGGCGGGCCGACAAGCTCTTCCGCTTGGCCGGGCGGCGGGGGGTGGAGTGGCCCCGGATCTGGGATCCCCTGCGCCGGCTCGGGCGGTCCCGCCGGGCCTCCGCCCGGGCCGCCTCGCCCCCTATGGAGATCCGGGCCTTCGGCCCCGGGGAGGTGTGGATCGAGGGGCAGCGCGTGGCCTGGCCTGAGGGCCGCAAGGCCTGGGAGCTATTCTTCTTCATGCTCTCGGTGGGCTCGGCGACTCGAGAGGAGATCGGGGCGGCCCTCTGGCCCGACGCCGATCCGGCCCGGCTCACCGGCCAGTTCCACTCGGCCAAGTGGCGCCTCAAGCGGATCCTGAGGCGGGAGGTCCTGGTTTTCCGGGAGGGTCGCTACGCCTTCGATCGCCGCCAGCCCCACTGGTATGACGTGGAGGTCTTCGAGGCGCACCTCCGGCAGGCCCGGGCGGCCCGGGGGACCCCCGAGGCCCTCTCCCACCTGCGGGCGGCCGTGGAGCTCTACCGGGGGGACTACCTGAGCGGCTGGAACGCCGAGTGGGCGGTGGAGCGCCGGGAGCGGCTGCGGGCCCAGTATCTGGAGGCCCTCCTCACCCTGGCGGAGGCGACCCTGACGGCGGGGGAGCCGGCGGCGGCCCTGGCCTGGTTCCAACGGGCCCTGGAGGCTGACCCCTACTTAGAGGCCGCCTGCCTGGGGGCCCTCCGCTGTTACCTCGCCCTGGACCAGCCCGGTGCCGCCCTGGATCTCTACCGGCAGTATGCGGCCCGCCTGGAGCGGGAGCTGGGCCTGCGGCCCTCCCCCGAGGCCCAGGCCCTGTATGAGTCCATCCGCCGCGCCCGGAGCCCGACCGGCCGCCCGTGATCCGCCCTCGCGCCTGAAAGCGGCCCCTTGAGGCAGGCGGCGAACCGCCGGACGCGGCGAGGGAAATCGCACCGGTGCGGGATCGAAAGGCCTGGCCCATCGCTCCGTCCTGCCATCGCCCGCCGGCGCGGGCACCCCCTTCCTGAGCCCTGAACCCCCGACAGAATCCCTTAACCACGCGCCTGGTCCGTCAGAAATCCCTGCCCATCCCCGTGAGAGTCCCGTGAGAGGCCCTCGTTACGATGGAGCCAGAATCCTTTCGGGAGGAAGCGCCATGAAGGCCCGTGGGCTCGCGCTGGCGACCTGGTTGATGACCCATCCTCAGGCGTTCCGCCTGGCCCTGCTCGCGGTCTGGCTGGTCGGGGCGGTCTTCCGGCTGGCCAACCCGCCGATGGATGGCGGCAGTCCTACATAGGTTTGGCTTGAGCGTCAGAATCCTCGATAAGGAGCGACGACCATGTCGGCGGCGGCGATCGACGAGCTGGTGGGCTGGGCCCTGATCGACGAGCGGATCCGCGAGGAGCTGCTGGGCCCCCGCCGGGCGGAGGTGCTGGCCCGCTACGACCTCACCGAGGAGGAGCGCCAGTGGCTGCTCCGGGTGCGGGCGAAGGACCTGACCGGCTTCGCCGCAGCGGCGGCCCGGTGGCTGGAGCATCGGGCGGCCCGGGACGAGACCCCTTTCCCCGATTATCTCTTCGCGTAGGTGGGCGATGAGACTCCTGATTGTGGAACAAAACCCGGATATGCGGCTGCTCTACCGCATCGGCCTGCGCAACGTGCCGTGGGAGATCCGAGAGGCGGGCACGATGGCGGAGGCCCTGGAGCAGGTGACGGCGCACCATCCGGACATCGTCCTGATCGGCGAGGAGCTGCCGGATGGGGATCCCTTCGAGCTCTGCGCCTGGATCAAGTCGAATCCGGAGACCCGGGACATTGTGGTGGCCATCACGGTTTACTATATGGACGGACTGATCCGGCGGCGGAGCCAAGAGGTGGAGGCGGACGCCTGCTGGCTGGGCCCGATCCCGCCCCGGGAGCTGCCCAAGCGGCTGGAGGAGCTCTATCACCAGGTCCGGCAGGCCGTCGCCGGTGGGAACAACGGGTCCTCGAATCGCCCGCCGCAAGGATAAACCCGGGGAGCTGCGGCCGGGAGGGGCGGCCCGGAGGCTCGCTCCTCCCGGCCGCGGGGGAGCAGGATGGGAACGCCCCAAGGGGGCACCTGCCCGGACCCCCGGGACGGAGGTGTCAGCGCTTCTGTGCGGGGAGGGTTTCTGCAACGCCCTCTAGCAGGAGGAGCCATTGCTTGAGGGAGAGCCCCCCGGTGTAGCCCCCCAGGCTCCCGTCCGAGGCGACCACCCGGTGACAGGGGATGAGGATGGGAAGGGGGTTCGCCCCGAGGGCTTGTCCCACGGCCCGGGTCGCCCCCGGCCGTCCGATGCGCCGCGCCAGCTCTGCATATGTGATCGTCCGCCCATACGGGATGCGCAGCGTCTCCCGCCAGACCGCCTGCTGAAAGGCCGTGCCCTCCGGATCCAGAGGGACGGTGAACGTTTTCCGTTTCCCCCGCAAATACTCCAGGATCTGGGCGATGGCCTGGGCGGCTAAGCCGCCGTCCCACCGGATCCACTCGGGGTGGGCCGCCTGAAGGGCCGCCCACTCCGAAGCGGCGTCCTCCCCGAAGATCACCCGTCGCACGCCCCGCGCCCCCGCCACCACCCACAGCGTCCCCAGCGGTGTCCCCTCCGCCATCGACCAGTGCATGGCGCCTCCATCCAATGAAAGGCTCCCCACAGCACAGGCCACGATGGGATCCGCCATGGATTTTCCCCCCGTTCCGGCTTCTGCTAAAATGCCCCCGCTGCACCCTTTCTTCAGCCCAAGGTGAGGGAAGATCGATGCGTCGAACCGCTGGCTGGCTGCTCGCGGCATGGATCGGGCTCGCCCTGATGGGCCTCACAGTGGCCGGTCTGGCCGGCTCCGGACCCCGGGCCCTGGCCCAGGCGGCGGTCACCGCCACCCCGCGCCCCGATGGCTCGATCGTCCACACCGTGCAGGAGGGGGACACCCTCTTCGGCCTCGCCCTGCTTTACGGCACCACCGTAGACGAGATCCGGGCCCTGAACGGGCTGGACTCGGACCTGCTGATCGTCGGCCAGGAGCTCCTGATCCGGCCGCCGCAGGCTGCCCCGGCCGCTCCTTCGCCGACGCCCGCGCCCGTGGCGCGCCAGCCGGGGGCGCTGTGCACCGGGGCCTTCGAGGATCGGAACGGGAACGACCAGAGGGAAGAGGGGGAGCCCTGGATCGCGGGGGTGCGCATCGCCCTGGTGAACGGGCGCGGCTTTCAGCAGACTCTGATCTCCCAAGCCGGCCAGCCGGCCTGCGCCCGGGATCTGGAGCCGGGTTACTATCTCCTCGCCCTGGACGATCCGGCCGGCTACCAAGCCTCCGGCTTCCCGCGACGGGAGGTCTGGTTGCCATGGAACGCGGAAGTGACCCTGCTCTTCGGGCTCCGCCCGGCTGCCGCGTCCCCGGCCCCCACTCCTTTGCCGGCCCCTGCCGCGGCGAGCGCCTCCGGCCTCGATCTCACCCGCCTGGGGGAGGCGCTGCTGCTCGCCGCCGGGTTCCTCGCATTGCTGCTGGTCGGGGGTGCGGTCGGCTACTGGGTCGGCCAGCGGCGCGCCCGGCCGCGGTGAGGCACCCGGGGAGAACGGACCCGCGCCGGTGTGCCGCAACCGGGAACGCGGTGGCAAGAAAGATGTCCCCCTGAAAGCAAACTGAAAGGATCGGGCGATGACGTGGACGGGAGTGATCCTGGCGGCGGGGTTAAGCACCCGCTTCCGCTCCGAGCGGCCGAAGGTGATCCATCCCCTGGCCGGCCGCCCGATGATCCGACACAGCATCGAGGCCCTGCGGGCGGCCGGATCGCCCCATCCTCCCGTGGTGGTCATCGGACCGGCTGCGGACCTGGTCCGGGAGGCGGCCGGCCCGGGGGTGCGCTTCGTCCGGCAGCCGGCCCCCCGAGGAACCGGCGACGCCGTCCGGTGGGCCGAGCCGCTCCTGCGGGAGGAGGCCTCCGACCTCCTGATCACCTATGCGGATCTCCCGCTGGTGCGTCCCGAAACCTACCGGCGCCTGATGGAGGCTCACCGGGCGCGAAGGGCCACGCTCACCCTCCTCACCGCCCGGCTCTCGGATCCCACCGGCTACGGCCGGGTGGTCCGGGATGAAGCCGGGCGGGTGGTGCGGGTGGTGGAGCAGGCCGAGGCGAGCCCGGAGGAGCGGCGCCTCTCGGAGATCAACGTAGGGGTCTACGCGGTGCGGGCGGCCTGGCTCTGGCCCGCCCTGGCCCGGCTGCAGCCCAGCCCGGTGAAGGGCGAGCTCTACCTCACGGATCTCGTCGCCCTGGCCGTGGCGGACGGCGAGCCGGTGGAGGCGGTGCCCCTGGAGGATCCAGAGGAAGCCTTAGGGGTCAACACCCGGGTTCAGCTGGCCGAGGCCGAGCGCATCCTGCGGCGGCGGATCAACGCCCGCTGGATGCTGGAGGGGGTCACCCTGGTCGATCCGGACCGCGTGTATATCGGGATGGAGGCGATCATCGGCCCGGACACCGTGATCTATCCGGACACTTACATCGAGGGGGAGACGCGGATCGGCCGCCGCTGTCGCATCGGGCCCAACGCCATCCTGCGGGACGCGGTGATCGGGGATGATTGCGTGGTGGAGGCGTCGGTGGTGGAGGGCGCCGTGCTGGCGGATCGCGTCCACGTGGGGCCCTTCGCCCACCTCCGCCCGGGGACGCGGCTGGCGGAGGAGGTGCGGGTGGGGAACTTCGCCGAGATCAAGAACAGCGTCGTCGGCCCGCGGACCCGGATGCACCATTTCGGCTATCTGGGGGACGCCACGGTGGGCGCCGATGTGAACATCGGGGCGGGGACGGTGACCTGCAACTACGACGGGGTGCGCAAGCATCCCACGGTGATCGAGGATGGGGCTTTCATCGGCAGCGACACGATGCTGGTGGCCCCGGTGCGGGTGGGGCGCGGGGCCAAAACCGGCGCCGGTTCCGTGGTGACCCGCGACGTCCCGCCGGAGACGCTGGTCTATGGGGTGCCGGCGCGCCCTCGCCCGGCCTCGGGATCCGAGTGAAGGGGGGTTCTCAGGCAGCCCCCAACGCCGCCCGGCGCGCCCGCAACCGGCTGAGACGCGCCACCGCCTCCCGCAGGGTCTCCTCCCGCTTGCAGAAGGCGAAGCGGACCTGGCTGCGCCCTCGCTCCGGGTGGGCGTAGAAGCTGGAGCCGGGGACCACGGCCACGCCGATCTCCCGGACCAGGTGCATGGCGAAGGCGGTGTCGTCCTCGAAGCCGAAGGCCCGGAAGTCCGTCATCACGTAATAAGCTCCTTGAGGCCGCCAGACCTCGAACCCCAGCTCCTCCAGAGCGTCCACCAACAGCCGCCGCCGGCGGTCGTAATCCGCCCGCAGCGCCTCGTAATACGCGGGCGGGAACTGTAGGGCCACAGCGCTCGCCTCCTGGAGGGGAGCTGGCGCGCCCACCGTGAGGAAGTCGTGGACCTTGCGGATCGCGCCGGTGAGGTCCTCCGGGGCGATGCACCAGCCGATGCGCCATCCGGTCACCGCGTAGGACTTCGACATCCCGCTGATGGTGACCGTGCGCTCCCACATCCCGGGGAGGGTGGCGATGGGGATGTGGCGGTGGCCATCGTAGAGGATGTGCTCGTAGATCTCATCCGTGATGGCATAGGCATCGTAGCGCTGGCACAGCTCGGCGATGAAGCGGAGCTCCTCCTCTGAGAACACGTGGCCGGTGGGGTTGTGCGGCGTGTTGAGGATGATGGCCCGGGTGCGGGGGGAGAAGGCCCGCCGCAACGCGTCCGGGTCGAAGGTCCAGTCGGGCGGATGCAGGGGGACGTAGACCGGCTTCGCCCCGCTGATCCAGGTGTCTGGCCCGTAGTTCTCGTAGAAGGGCTCAAAGATGATTACCTCGTCGCCGGGGTTGAGCAGGGCAAGCAGGGTGGCAATCATGCACTCCGTAGCCCCGCAGCACACCGTGATGTGCCGCTCCGGGTCGACCTCCATGCCGTAAAAGCGGCGATATTTTTCGGCGATGGCGGCGCGCAGGCGAGGACTCCCCCAGGTGATGGCATACTGGTTGTGGTCCTCCCGGATGGCCCGGGCGGCCGCCTCCTTCAGGGCCTCCGGGGCAGGGAAATCCGGGAACCCCTGGGCCAGGTTGATGGCTCCAAACTGATGGGCCCACCGGGTCATCTCCCGGATGACGGATTCGGTGAAATGCGTTACGCGATCTGCAGTGCGAGCCTTCACCATCCACCCTCCGGCCGAGTTTGAACCCACAGGTGGGAAATCCTGCACGCCCTCGCGGCAGGCTCTTCACGACCGCCGGGCTCCGAGGCGCCGCAAGGGATGCCTTCAAACCCTCAGTGGATTATGGGAGCGATGGTCTTTTGTGTCAAAGTGGCTTCCCCGAAATGGCCTGCCGGTTGAAACGGGAAGCGGGACCTTCCGCCTTTGGCGGTAAAATGGGTCCGGCCTTTGGGAGGGATCCCGGACGGAGCCATGGGAGATGCGGCGTTTCTTCGGTGCCTTCATCCCAATCCGCGTGGCCCTGAGCGGCGCGGATTTGGTCATCCTGCTGCTGCTGGGAGCGCTTCTGGTGCTGGGGATGGCCCTGGCGGTTCAGGCCCCGGCCGCGATCTCCGGGCCAGCGGTGAAGCTGGCCCCGGAGCTCCTGCCGTATTACGCCCTGCGCTCCCTCCTGCGCATGGCAATGGCCTATATCCTCTCCCTCCTGTTCTCCCTGACAGTGGGCTACCTCGCGGCGACCCGGCGCTGGGCCGGCGCGATCATCCTCCCCATCCTGGACGTCCTCCAGTCGGTGCCGATCCTCTCCTTCCTTCCTGTGGTCGCCCTTTCCCTGACAGCCATCCTCCCCGAGGGCGTGGCGGTGGAGCTGGCCTCCATCGTCCTCATCTTCACCAGCCAGGTCTGGAACTTGACCTTCAGCTTCTACCAGTCATTGATCACCATCCCGGGGGATCTCCGAGAGGCGGCCCGCATCTTCCGGCTGAACCCCTGGCTCCGCTTCCGACATCTGGAGCTGCCTCACGCCGCCATCCCTCTGATCTGGAACAGCATGATGAGCTGGGCCGGGGGATGGTTCTTCCTGATGGCGGCGGAGACCTTCACGGTCGGCGCCCGGGACTTCCGGCTGCTCGGTCTGGGGACCTACCTGCAGATGGCAGCGGAACAGGGAGATCTGCAGGCCCTGGGGTGGGGGTTGCTCGCCCTGATCGCGGTGATCGTGGGGATGGATCAGCTGATCTGGCGCCCCCTGCTGGCCTGGGCGGATAAGTTCCGCGTGGAGATGGTGGAGAGCGACGAGGCGCCCTCCTCCTGGCTTTATGACCTGTGGCAGCGCGCCGCGCTGTCCGAGTGGTTCCTGCGACGGGTCTGGGAGCCCCTGGTGGAGCGCGTGGATGTGGCGCTGGGCCGCCTGAGCGAGCAGCTGGCCGTCCGGCCGGCGCTGAACCCCATCCCGCCCTGGCTGGTGGGGTTGCCCTTCGCGGCCCTGGCCCTCCTCGGCCTGGGCTATGGCATCGTGCAGGCCTATCACCTGCT
This genomic window contains:
- a CDS encoding response regulator, which codes for MRLLIVEQNPDMRLLYRIGLRNVPWEIREAGTMAEALEQVTAHHPDIVLIGEELPDGDPFELCAWIKSNPETRDIVVAITVYYMDGLIRRRSQEVEADACWLGPIPPRELPKRLEELYHQVRQAVAGGNNGSSNRPPQG
- a CDS encoding methylated-DNA--[protein]-cysteine S-methyltransferase — its product is MHWSMAEGTPLGTLWVVAGARGVRRVIFGEDAASEWAALQAAHPEWIRWDGGLAAQAIAQILEYLRGKRKTFTVPLDPEGTAFQQAVWRETLRIPYGRTITYAELARRIGRPGATRAVGQALGANPLPILIPCHRVVASDGSLGGYTGGLSLKQWLLLLEGVAETLPAQKR
- a CDS encoding LysM peptidoglycan-binding domain-containing protein, encoding MRRTAGWLLAAWIGLALMGLTVAGLAGSGPRALAQAAVTATPRPDGSIVHTVQEGDTLFGLALLYGTTVDEIRALNGLDSDLLIVGQELLIRPPQAAPAAPSPTPAPVARQPGALCTGAFEDRNGNDQREEGEPWIAGVRIALVNGRGFQQTLISQAGQPACARDLEPGYYLLALDDPAGYQASGFPRREVWLPWNAEVTLLFGLRPAAASPAPTPLPAPAAASASGLDLTRLGEALLLAAGFLALLLVGGAVGYWVGQRRARPR
- the glmU gene encoding bifunctional UDP-N-acetylglucosamine diphosphorylase/glucosamine-1-phosphate N-acetyltransferase GlmU, whose product is MTWTGVILAAGLSTRFRSERPKVIHPLAGRPMIRHSIEALRAAGSPHPPVVVIGPAADLVREAAGPGVRFVRQPAPRGTGDAVRWAEPLLREEASDLLITYADLPLVRPETYRRLMEAHRARRATLTLLTARLSDPTGYGRVVRDEAGRVVRVVEQAEASPEERRLSEINVGVYAVRAAWLWPALARLQPSPVKGELYLTDLVALAVADGEPVEAVPLEDPEEALGVNTRVQLAEAERILRRRINARWMLEGVTLVDPDRVYIGMEAIIGPDTVIYPDTYIEGETRIGRRCRIGPNAILRDAVIGDDCVVEASVVEGAVLADRVHVGPFAHLRPGTRLAEEVRVGNFAEIKNSVVGPRTRMHHFGYLGDATVGADVNIGAGTVTCNYDGVRKHPTVIEDGAFIGSDTMLVAPVRVGRGAKTGAGSVVTRDVPPETLVYGVPARPRPASGSE
- a CDS encoding pyridoxal phosphate-dependent aminotransferase, yielding MVKARTADRVTHFTESVIREMTRWAHQFGAINLAQGFPDFPAPEALKEAAARAIREDHNQYAITWGSPRLRAAIAEKYRRFYGMEVDPERHITVCCGATECMIATLLALLNPGDEVIIFEPFYENYGPDTWISGAKPVYVPLHPPDWTFDPDALRRAFSPRTRAIILNTPHNPTGHVFSEEELRFIAELCQRYDAYAITDEIYEHILYDGHRHIPIATLPGMWERTVTISGMSKSYAVTGWRIGWCIAPEDLTGAIRKVHDFLTVGAPAPLQEASAVALQFPPAYYEALRADYDRRRRLLVDALEELGFEVWRPQGAYYVMTDFRAFGFEDDTAFAMHLVREIGVAVVPGSSFYAHPERGRSQVRFAFCKREETLREAVARLSRLRARRAALGAA
- a CDS encoding ABC transporter permease, whose product is MRRFFGAFIPIRVALSGADLVILLLLGALLVLGMALAVQAPAAISGPAVKLAPELLPYYALRSLLRMAMAYILSLLFSLTVGYLAATRRWAGAIILPILDVLQSVPILSFLPVVALSLTAILPEGVAVELASIVLIFTSQVWNLTFSFYQSLITIPGDLREAARIFRLNPWLRFRHLELPHAAIPLIWNSMMSWAGGWFFLMAAETFTVGARDFRLLGLGTYLQMAAEQGDLQALGWGLLALIAVIVGMDQLIWRPLLAWADKFRVEMVESDEAPSSWLYDLWQRAALSEWFLRRVWEPLVERVDVALGRLSEQLAVRPALNPIPPWLVGLPFAALALLGLGYGIVQAYHLLGALPASALPLLGLATLASMARVLSAQIIALAWTVPVGVWIGMNRSLAARLQPIVQVVASIPATALFPVILLFALRLPLGIEIAAVLLMLMGTQWYLLFNVIAGASAIPRDLIFTTEILGLRGLERWRVLILPAIFPYLITGLITASGGAWNATIVAEYVEFAGRAHATLGLGALIAQATGQGDYSMLLAATLTMILTVAAINRLVWRRLYAMAAERFRLE